One genomic region from Sphingobacterium sp. UGAL515B_05 encodes:
- a CDS encoding lantibiotic dehydratase — translation MKDYQVQKDSLLVRTPSFTYINSLTEDDLSTFINDRQFLESLYLASADLYSELEKLEFDPEAIKRNKRLVQKLAKYILRASTRSTPFGKFSSVTLGPNLPNESEKIVLGELKQKTRLDMDVLCELKELILSKDGVRENLRFTLNSTSYILRGSLRYYEGKIAGFRKKFNISSVELDEYLKAVYNLCKNTFVDYVEIRATIQNFGFSVEETDEYINSLISSQIIVSELEPRIIGGNFLYDLLDILSKKEALKSTLTIINSSLTRIIRIIEDIDRENRPDNISKYKEVETILIELGLDLTKKKLFQVDSYRELESGGLAAKTIEEIEKILPLFCRLSKPIYRGKMQLFARKFFQKFETREVPLLEVLDPELGIGYHFENSISDETECLIEDFLLKKLVDAHINNTYEIALKESDINDFPLHKYAYPSTSTLVVKTLNHDGKDLLIESFGGMSSGNILGRFSHLGSQFKEELKNIADYEKERNPDLLFCDLSHLPDNRVANILNRDFSLDYEIPFLSNSYKNPEHTIPLDDIMVSVIDDFVYLRSKKLGRFLSPKIISAHNTSYNTLKLYEFLVDVQTQHNNLGAYFYWGKFSKNFEFLPRVVLKNVIIFPATWNLSTREILGLSNDQDVHFLREKYLLPRFIELKENDNDLVIDLNNEISIAILKESIKKMEKVILREHLLPELNVISQSNNGILVPASNQYVLKVENSKIRKIPRNERFSENGNVKRKFELSSEWLYYKIYMSESNFDTYLVKIVKPIISELRKNGMLEKFFFIKYEDSDTHIRLRICLKSLDEAWKCRYMIAEKLSSEEILRLSIEEYDREIERYGEHNIESIENIFYEDSLHFLDHKNKDYSDELNDELKAVAIRVNTIMDSFAYAWEEKFEFFERLIHDIGYFGKKENRVNGDLIFRDLGKDLIRSLHLNSEEDRMFSIHSRMLKESNAPTVFENLMRSIIHMTVNRYLAKFDRTKEYMIYYLLKKGYTSLIKINNYVV, via the coding sequence ATGAAAGATTATCAAGTACAAAAAGATAGCCTGTTAGTCAGAACTCCTTCTTTTACATACATCAATTCATTAACCGAAGATGATTTATCTACATTCATAAATGACAGACAGTTTCTTGAAAGCCTTTATCTAGCCTCTGCAGATCTATATAGCGAGCTAGAAAAACTGGAGTTTGACCCTGAAGCTATTAAGCGAAATAAAAGATTAGTACAAAAATTAGCTAAATATATACTTAGGGCATCCACCAGATCAACGCCATTCGGAAAATTCTCTTCGGTAACGTTAGGGCCAAATTTGCCAAATGAATCAGAAAAAATAGTTTTAGGCGAGTTAAAACAGAAAACGAGACTAGATATGGATGTTCTTTGTGAACTAAAAGAACTGATATTATCGAAGGATGGCGTCAGAGAAAATCTAAGGTTCACTTTAAATTCGACATCTTATATATTAAGAGGTAGTTTACGATACTATGAAGGAAAGATAGCTGGGTTTAGGAAGAAATTTAATATTTCATCTGTCGAACTCGACGAATATCTGAAAGCGGTATATAATCTTTGTAAAAATACTTTTGTTGACTATGTTGAAATTAGGGCAACTATCCAAAATTTTGGGTTTTCAGTCGAGGAAACTGATGAATATATAAATAGTCTAATTTCTTCACAAATTATAGTAAGTGAACTTGAACCAAGAATAATTGGAGGAAATTTTCTGTACGATCTGCTAGACATCCTCAGCAAGAAGGAGGCATTAAAATCCACATTAACGATTATTAATTCCTCTCTGACCCGAATCATTCGGATAATAGAAGATATAGATCGTGAAAACAGACCGGATAATATTTCAAAATATAAGGAAGTAGAAACAATTCTTATCGAACTTGGACTTGATCTGACCAAAAAGAAATTGTTTCAGGTCGATAGCTATCGTGAGTTGGAATCTGGTGGATTGGCCGCAAAGACTATCGAAGAAATAGAAAAGATTCTACCTCTTTTCTGTCGATTATCTAAGCCTATCTATCGGGGAAAAATGCAATTATTTGCCAGAAAGTTTTTCCAAAAATTTGAAACAAGAGAGGTGCCTCTATTGGAAGTGTTGGACCCAGAACTCGGAATTGGATATCATTTTGAAAATAGCATTTCCGATGAAACAGAATGTTTGATCGAAGATTTTCTATTAAAAAAGTTAGTTGATGCTCATATAAATAACACGTATGAAATAGCGCTAAAGGAAAGTGATATCAACGATTTTCCACTTCATAAGTATGCATATCCATCTACCTCAACTTTAGTAGTTAAGACATTAAACCATGACGGTAAAGATCTTCTTATTGAGAGTTTTGGAGGGATGAGTTCAGGGAACATCCTAGGACGGTTTTCGCATTTAGGAAGTCAATTCAAAGAGGAACTTAAAAATATTGCAGACTATGAAAAAGAGAGAAATCCTGACCTACTGTTTTGCGATCTTTCACATCTTCCTGACAATCGGGTCGCTAACATTTTAAATAGAGATTTTTCGTTGGATTATGAGATTCCATTTTTATCAAACTCCTATAAGAACCCGGAGCATACGATTCCATTAGATGATATTATGGTTTCTGTTATTGATGATTTTGTTTATTTAAGGAGTAAAAAATTAGGTCGATTTCTAAGTCCTAAAATTATTTCTGCCCACAACACCAGTTATAATACACTTAAATTATATGAATTTCTAGTTGATGTACAGACGCAACACAATAATTTGGGAGCATACTTCTACTGGGGGAAATTTTCAAAGAACTTCGAGTTTCTTCCGAGGGTGGTTTTAAAAAATGTAATTATTTTCCCAGCTACCTGGAATTTATCTACTCGGGAGATTTTGGGATTGTCAAACGATCAGGATGTCCATTTCCTACGGGAGAAATACCTATTGCCCCGGTTCATCGAATTGAAAGAGAATGACAATGACCTTGTTATTGACTTAAATAATGAAATTTCCATTGCGATCCTTAAAGAATCGATAAAGAAAATGGAAAAAGTAATACTAAGGGAGCATCTGTTGCCTGAACTGAATGTAATTTCTCAATCAAATAATGGAATACTCGTCCCTGCATCAAATCAATATGTACTGAAAGTTGAAAATTCAAAGATTAGAAAAATACCAAGAAACGAAAGGTTCAGTGAAAACGGAAATGTAAAAAGAAAGTTTGAGCTAAGTTCGGAGTGGCTATATTATAAAATTTACATGTCTGAAAGTAATTTTGATACTTATTTGGTGAAAATAGTGAAGCCTATCATCTCTGAACTACGAAAAAACGGAATGTTAGAGAAATTCTTCTTCATTAAATATGAAGATTCAGATACCCATATCAGGTTACGAATTTGCCTAAAAAGCTTAGATGAAGCATGGAAATGTCGTTACATGATTGCTGAGAAACTTTCCAGTGAAGAAATTCTGCGCCTGTCTATCGAAGAATATGACCGTGAAATAGAAAGGTATGGTGAGCACAATATCGAATCAATAGAGAATATCTTTTATGAAGACAGTCTTCATTTTTTAGATCATAAGAATAAAGATTACAGTGATGAATTAAATGATGAGCTAAAAGCCGTCGCTATTCGTGTTAACACCATTATGGATTCTTTTGCTTATGCTTGGGAAGAAAAATTTGAATTTTTTGAGCGGTTGATACATGACATTGGATATTTCGGTAAAAAGGAAAATCGTGTTAATGGGGATTTGATCTTTAGGGACTTAGGTAAGGATCTAATTCGTTCATTACACTTAAATTCGGAGGAAGACAGGATGTTTTCCATCCATTCCAGGATGCTAAAAGAAAGTAATGCTCCTACTGTATTTGAAAACTTAATGCGTTCGATTATTCATATGACGGTAAACAGGTATCTTGCTAAGTTCGATAGGACTAAAGAATATATGATTTACTATTTGTTGAAAAAAGGCTATACATCCTTAATAAAAATAAATAATTATGTTGTTTAG
- a CDS encoding lanthionine synthetase LanC family protein — protein MLLEKLFRGLDRSQSENIGLDGEGGYFLLCCILYLKSYSFIKKEDLISLNNSLIDSIQEKNPLVLNYIDGLAGVYAIYGYLSSKKELSFLQFPDFDDANDALGEELLYLVNNNIWDNLYGAGGILAAFSVGPVDTKVLESVLIELNERTKKQETNDFIVNPLIGKHTVDFGIAHGYAGLGNILFNLLEKGVLTDLITTSLVNILKVFEDQPLNLAEEGANIFPIKYDMETGSYAYSAISGWCYGDLGIVNFVLKCSTLTALNPIYPNLKNTIQSIAERPLVKDQKDIFLCHGLSSKFLLRQALKNVNSNIHTVSLGQSYSIPVEDFLDSNNNAELNQKSLLNGGTGVCLTLAMIEKEPHNDFLKLFFL, from the coding sequence ATGTTGTTAGAGAAATTGTTTAGAGGATTAGATAGAAGTCAATCAGAAAATATTGGACTGGATGGCGAAGGAGGATACTTTCTATTATGCTGTATTCTATACTTGAAAAGTTATTCTTTTATCAAAAAGGAAGATCTAATTTCTCTGAACAACTCTCTGATCGACAGTATACAAGAAAAAAATCCCTTAGTTCTGAATTATATAGATGGTCTGGCTGGAGTATATGCAATTTATGGGTATTTGTCAAGTAAAAAAGAACTCTCATTTCTTCAATTTCCTGATTTTGACGATGCAAATGATGCACTGGGCGAAGAGCTTTTATATTTAGTAAATAATAATATTTGGGATAATTTATATGGTGCAGGAGGAATCCTTGCAGCTTTTTCTGTGGGTCCGGTAGATACCAAAGTGCTCGAAAGCGTATTGATTGAATTAAACGAAAGAACCAAAAAGCAAGAAACAAATGATTTCATTGTAAATCCATTGATAGGCAAGCATACGGTTGATTTTGGTATTGCTCACGGATATGCCGGTTTGGGTAATATTTTATTCAATTTACTAGAAAAAGGGGTATTAACCGACTTGATTACTACTAGTTTAGTTAATATTTTAAAGGTTTTTGAGGATCAGCCATTAAATCTTGCAGAGGAGGGGGCAAATATTTTTCCAATAAAGTATGATATGGAAACAGGAAGCTATGCTTATTCAGCAATCAGTGGCTGGTGTTATGGGGACCTTGGCATCGTGAATTTTGTTTTAAAATGTTCAACCTTGACAGCTCTAAACCCTATTTATCCGAATTTGAAAAATACGATTCAATCAATTGCAGAAAGACCACTGGTTAAGGACCAAAAAGATATTTTCCTATGTCATGGTTTATCGTCCAAATTTCTTCTCCGTCAAGCCCTGAAGAACGTCAATTCAAATATTCATACAGTTAGTCTGGGGCAATCTTATAGCATTCCAGTGGAAGATTTTTTAGATAGCAACAACAATGCAGAACTGAATCAAAAATCTCTTCTCAATGGGGGCACAGGCGTTTGTCTTACTTTAGCTATGATAGAGAAAGAACCCCATAATGATTTTTTAAAATTATTTTTTTTATGA
- a CDS encoding class I lanthipeptide, whose amino-acid sequence MNSKKLKINKKNVAKLNESILDQIQGGKAAAGDVCVFKSSSCTIKEKETLS is encoded by the coding sequence ATGAACTCAAAAAAATTAAAAATCAACAAGAAAAATGTAGCGAAGTTGAACGAAAGTATCTTAGACCAAATTCAGGGCGGAAAAGCTGCGGCAGGTGATGTATGTGTATTCAAATCGTCATCGTGTACTATTAAGGAAAAAGAAACTCTTTCCTAG
- a CDS encoding class I lanthipeptide, whose amino-acid sequence MNSKKLKINKKNVAKLNESILDQIQGGKAAAGDVCVFKSSSCTIKEKETLS is encoded by the coding sequence ATGAACTCAAAAAAATTAAAAATCAACAAGAAAAATGTAGCGAAGTTGAACGAAAGTATCTTAGACCAAATTCAGGGCGGAAAAGCTGCGGCAGGTGATGTCTGTGTATTCAAATCGTCATCGTGTACAATTAAGGAAAAAGAAACTCTTTCCTAG
- a CDS encoding TonB-dependent receptor, whose product MKRWKKIKSRLGIFIFLMTATCCAAMAQQVRVQGKVSSENDGTAVSGVTVSVLGGTMRVSTDGNGNYVLNTNKTATLVFSSVGYARQEISLTGKKTDANNTITLDIQIKLNENVIDDVVVTGFGQREKRASVVGSVTTINPKELKGPTSNLTTMLAGRVAGMIAFQRSGEPGSDNANFFIRGLGSFGTGKQDPLILIDNIESSPTDMARLQPDDIASFSVLRDANAAAMYGARGANGVVLITTKLGKEGATKFEFRTESNVSTNTRNFKFADNIRYMEMANEAYLTRPADAASGQGLPYWQTKIDHTRAGDNPLLYPNNNWIDQLIKDYTINQRNNLNISGGGAKAKYYLSGTYNIDNGILKMNGINNFNNNIKLKNYSVRSNVDINFTPTTTGIVRVYAQFDDYNGPIGSTDENGSRINGGAATFRRAIWSNPVMFPAIYPSSYMPYMNHPLFGNALNRNGGLFVNPYAEMVRGYQEFNTSTIMPQIQINQNLNALIPGLSLTAMTYLKRYAYFEVSRKYNPFYYTASADASGDLSLRVMNDGSLGSIGTVGTEYLDYSESAKEVNSMFYAHAIASYNHAFGKHNVGATVIGLVQNSLSGNAGNLQLSLPSRNIGLSGRFSYNFDDRYIAEFNFGYNGSERFAKNRRLGFFPSFGLSYNISNESFFEPVKDVISKLKIRATHGFAGNDQIGRSQDRFFYLSDVDMNAFQIGFGELSGYTRPTIAIRRYANEDITWERSRQTNLGLELGLFKDLELNVDVYKQIRSNILTGRSYIPSTMGLRAAIVANTNKAESKGVDVTLNYNKNFGDSWYIQGRGTMTYAVSKKLIVDEPAYKEASRYTVGTSASQEFGYIAERLFVDDQEVLNSPVQFGKPGLDYLGGDIKYRDVNGDGQITDLDRVAIGYPTTPEMIYGFGGTVGGKGLDFSFYFQGSARSSFFINPENISPFYLNGGSQNGLLQVIADSYWSEENRNLYAFWPRLSENIIANNNQRSTWWMRSGAFLRLKTVEVGYTFKESLMKRLKAKNLRVYANGMNLFALSSFKMWDVEMGGKGIGYPIQAVYNIGLQLSF is encoded by the coding sequence ATGAAAAGATGGAAGAAGATTAAATCTCGTCTAGGAATTTTTATATTTCTAATGACGGCAACTTGTTGTGCAGCTATGGCGCAACAGGTTCGTGTACAAGGAAAAGTCTCCTCGGAAAATGACGGCACAGCGGTATCAGGCGTCACAGTAAGTGTCTTGGGGGGCACTATGCGCGTATCTACGGATGGAAATGGAAACTATGTACTTAATACCAACAAAACTGCGACATTAGTATTTAGTAGTGTCGGCTACGCACGTCAGGAAATTTCCCTGACCGGAAAAAAAACAGATGCCAACAATACCATCACCTTAGACATCCAAATTAAACTAAACGAAAATGTTATCGACGATGTCGTTGTCACGGGTTTTGGTCAACGCGAAAAAAGAGCTTCCGTAGTTGGCTCCGTAACCACGATTAATCCGAAAGAATTAAAAGGCCCGACGAGCAACCTAACCACTATGCTCGCTGGAAGGGTTGCCGGTATGATTGCCTTTCAACGCAGTGGTGAACCTGGATCTGATAATGCGAATTTCTTTATTCGGGGACTTGGAAGTTTTGGTACCGGAAAACAGGACCCATTGATTCTCATCGATAACATCGAATCTTCACCGACCGATATGGCCCGCTTACAGCCCGATGATATTGCGAGCTTTTCTGTCCTTCGCGATGCCAATGCGGCCGCCATGTATGGTGCCCGGGGTGCAAACGGCGTCGTTCTGATCACCACAAAACTGGGTAAAGAAGGGGCTACAAAATTTGAATTCCGTACAGAAAGTAATGTTTCTACCAATACCCGAAATTTTAAATTTGCAGACAACATCCGCTACATGGAAATGGCCAACGAGGCCTACCTGACAAGACCTGCTGACGCGGCCAGTGGACAGGGGCTTCCGTATTGGCAGACCAAAATTGACCATACAAGAGCCGGAGACAATCCGCTGCTCTACCCGAATAATAATTGGATTGACCAGCTTATAAAAGACTATACCATAAACCAACGCAATAACCTAAATATCAGCGGCGGTGGAGCAAAAGCAAAGTACTACCTATCCGGTACATATAACATCGACAATGGTATTTTGAAGATGAACGGAATCAACAATTTCAATAACAATATCAAGTTAAAAAATTACTCCGTCCGTTCAAATGTTGATATCAACTTTACCCCTACAACGACAGGTATCGTACGTGTATATGCTCAGTTTGACGATTACAATGGACCGATCGGCAGCACAGACGAAAATGGAAGCCGTATCAATGGTGGAGCTGCGACCTTCAGACGCGCCATCTGGTCGAATCCTGTGATGTTCCCGGCGATCTATCCGTCTTCGTATATGCCATACATGAATCACCCTTTATTTGGTAATGCACTAAATAGGAATGGTGGTTTATTTGTAAACCCTTACGCCGAAATGGTACGTGGTTACCAAGAATTTAATACCTCGACGATCATGCCACAGATTCAGATTAACCAAAATCTAAATGCATTGATCCCCGGTCTGAGCCTTACGGCAATGACCTATCTAAAACGTTATGCTTATTTTGAAGTAAGCCGCAAATATAATCCTTTCTATTACACGGCATCTGCTGATGCTTCTGGCGATCTAAGCCTCCGGGTCATGAACGATGGTTCACTGGGATCGATCGGAACTGTTGGTACCGAATACCTCGATTATTCGGAGTCTGCAAAAGAAGTGAATTCGATGTTTTATGCACATGCGATTGCCAGCTATAATCATGCTTTTGGTAAGCATAATGTAGGAGCCACAGTGATCGGTTTAGTTCAGAATTCATTGAGTGGGAATGCCGGAAACTTGCAATTGTCGCTGCCTTCACGCAATATCGGTCTTTCTGGTCGCTTTTCGTACAATTTTGATGACCGTTATATCGCCGAGTTTAACTTTGGTTACAATGGTTCGGAACGCTTTGCCAAAAATCGTCGCTTAGGTTTTTTTCCTTCTTTTGGGCTTAGCTACAATATTTCCAATGAATCATTTTTCGAACCTGTCAAAGATGTCATTTCAAAACTAAAAATCCGTGCCACCCATGGTTTTGCCGGGAACGATCAGATCGGCCGTTCGCAAGATCGCTTTTTCTATTTATCTGATGTAGACATGAATGCCTTTCAGATTGGATTTGGTGAGCTTTCGGGATATACCAGACCAACCATCGCCATACGACGTTATGCCAATGAGGATATCACATGGGAGCGATCGCGCCAGACAAACTTAGGACTCGAACTCGGCCTCTTTAAAGACCTCGAGTTAAATGTAGATGTATACAAACAGATCCGGAGCAATATTCTCACCGGCCGATCATATATACCGAGTACAATGGGCCTTCGCGCCGCGATCGTCGCCAATACGAATAAAGCCGAAAGTAAAGGGGTAGATGTGACGCTAAATTATAACAAAAACTTTGGCGACAGCTGGTACATTCAGGGACGTGGAACGATGACTTATGCCGTGAGCAAGAAACTGATTGTAGATGAACCCGCATACAAAGAAGCCAGTCGCTATACAGTAGGTACTTCGGCGTCCCAAGAGTTTGGTTATATCGCTGAACGACTTTTTGTGGACGATCAGGAGGTACTGAATTCTCCGGTTCAATTCGGAAAACCGGGCTTAGATTATCTGGGTGGAGACATCAAATACCGTGACGTAAATGGCGATGGACAGATTACAGATTTAGACCGCGTCGCGATCGGATACCCCACCACGCCAGAAATGATCTATGGCTTTGGCGGTACTGTGGGTGGAAAAGGCTTAGATTTTAGCTTTTACTTTCAGGGATCTGCACGCTCTTCCTTTTTCATTAATCCCGAAAATATTTCGCCCTTCTATTTAAATGGTGGTTCGCAAAACGGCCTTCTACAGGTCATTGCCGATAGTTATTGGAGTGAAGAAAATCGAAATCTATACGCCTTTTGGCCTCGTCTAAGTGAAAACATTATAGCGAATAATAACCAAAGAAGTACCTGGTGGATGCGTAGTGGTGCTTTCCTTCGATTGAAAACAGTGGAAGTAGGTTACACGTTTAAGGAAAGTTTGATGAAACGCCTCAAAGCAAAAAACCTTCGGGTATACGCCAATGGAATGAATTTATTTGCCTTAAGCTCTTTTAAAATGTGGGATGTCGAGATGGGTGGAAAAGGAATAGGCTATCCGATTCAGGCCGTATATAACATAGGCTTACAACTGAGCTTTTAA
- a CDS encoding RagB/SusD family nutrient uptake outer membrane protein, with protein MKKTATYIACLLFSAFGVSACKDYIDVVPDNVATIDNAFSLRNEAEKFLFTCYSWLPNNSDAQSNIGFLAGDEVWLPVAQREIYPANNWRIARGGQNVNQPLVDSWRSGLWIAIRDCNIFLENVSDLSKVPDLSIDDRSRWIGEVLFLKAYYHYLLFRQYGPIPVVEKNISLDADQSAVRVEQRPVDEVVNYIVSLLDSAAQKSVPLIIPNKAAELGRVTKPIIQAVKAEVLLTAASPLFNGNTDYQAMRNSKGEQLFNPTYEASKWTKAAEAAKAAIESADAAGIRFFPFNKAEYGQFKMSDATAQVLGINLGFNERWSAEHIWANPNYQAWNIQRDAMPLLTPEAVVGTARQHLSAPLKIAEMFYTKNGVPINEDKTLDFNDKSSLRAATAADRYYIKEGYTTARLNFDREPRFYADLGFDGGIWFKFDTKSLSDEDTYYVQAKLNQPAGANNHGWINETGYFLKKLVNWEQAFSSNGVSYKSYPWPDMRLSDIYLMYAEALNEANGPSADVYTYLDRIRERAGIPGVLTSWSQYSSNPDKPTTKEGLREIIQRERMIELAFEGKRYWDLRRWKLAVKYFNQNITGWSVNQEISADYYQIRTLFQQTFVAPRDYFWPIAQGELTVNPSLTQNLGW; from the coding sequence ATGAAAAAGACAGCAACCTATATCGCATGCCTCTTGTTTAGTGCTTTTGGAGTTTCTGCCTGTAAAGATTATATCGATGTCGTTCCGGACAACGTGGCGACAATTGACAATGCCTTTTCCTTACGAAATGAAGCTGAGAAATTTCTCTTCACCTGCTACTCGTGGTTACCAAATAATTCGGATGCCCAAAGCAATATTGGATTTCTTGCCGGCGATGAGGTATGGCTACCTGTTGCCCAGCGGGAAATCTATCCGGCGAATAACTGGCGTATCGCCCGCGGCGGGCAGAATGTCAATCAACCACTTGTAGACTCCTGGAGAAGTGGTTTATGGATCGCTATCCGAGATTGCAATATCTTTTTAGAAAATGTTTCTGATCTGTCCAAGGTACCTGATCTCTCAATCGATGATCGTTCGCGATGGATTGGAGAAGTATTGTTTCTAAAAGCTTATTACCACTATTTGTTATTCCGCCAATATGGACCAATTCCCGTTGTCGAAAAAAACATCTCACTTGACGCAGATCAGTCTGCTGTACGGGTAGAACAGCGCCCTGTCGATGAGGTGGTCAATTACATTGTTTCTTTGCTGGACTCTGCTGCACAAAAATCTGTTCCTTTAATTATCCCCAATAAGGCCGCGGAACTTGGACGGGTGACCAAACCCATCATTCAGGCTGTAAAGGCTGAGGTATTGCTGACTGCCGCAAGTCCCCTATTCAATGGAAATACAGATTATCAGGCCATGCGCAATAGCAAAGGCGAACAGCTGTTTAATCCAACTTATGAGGCCTCCAAATGGACGAAGGCCGCGGAAGCTGCAAAAGCGGCAATTGAATCTGCCGATGCTGCGGGCATCCGCTTCTTCCCTTTCAATAAGGCCGAATATGGACAGTTTAAAATGAGCGATGCAACCGCACAGGTGCTGGGCATCAACCTGGGCTTCAATGAGCGTTGGTCTGCTGAACACATCTGGGCAAACCCCAATTACCAGGCATGGAATATACAGCGGGATGCGATGCCCCTCTTAACCCCGGAAGCAGTGGTCGGTACGGCAAGACAACACCTCAGCGCACCGCTGAAAATTGCAGAAATGTTTTACACAAAAAATGGTGTCCCCATCAATGAGGATAAAACCCTCGATTTTAACGACAAGTCGAGTCTACGCGCGGCTACCGCTGCAGATCGGTATTATATCAAAGAAGGGTATACTACAGCGCGTCTAAACTTCGACCGCGAGCCCCGATTTTATGCTGACCTGGGTTTTGACGGCGGCATCTGGTTCAAGTTTGATACCAAAAGCCTATCGGATGAGGATACGTATTATGTACAGGCGAAGCTAAATCAGCCGGCTGGTGCCAATAACCATGGGTGGATCAATGAAACTGGATACTTCCTTAAAAAATTAGTGAATTGGGAACAAGCTTTCAGTAGCAATGGTGTCAGTTATAAATCCTACCCTTGGCCAGATATGCGCCTAAGCGATATTTATCTGATGTATGCTGAGGCGTTGAATGAAGCCAATGGTCCTTCAGCTGATGTTTACACGTATTTAGACCGCATACGTGAACGTGCTGGGATCCCCGGTGTCCTAACGTCTTGGAGCCAGTATTCGTCAAACCCAGACAAGCCTACGACCAAAGAAGGTCTTCGCGAAATTATCCAGCGTGAACGAATGATCGAATTGGCCTTTGAAGGAAAACGCTATTGGGATCTAAGGCGCTGGAAACTGGCCGTTAAATATTTCAATCAGAACATTACCGGATGGAGCGTAAATCAGGAGATCAGTGCAGATTATTACCAGATAAGAACATTGTTTCAGCAGACATTTGTGGCCCCTAGAGATTATTTCTGGCCAATTGCCCAAGGTGAATTAACGGTAAATCCTTCGTTGACACAAAATTTAGGCTGGTAG
- a CDS encoding DUF5000 domain-containing lipoprotein, translating to MNINRKLIQTIFLFCILFQNCKEEIQVAPVVNSTAPGQVSNVKVENLAGAARITYTLPKDQDLLYVKAVYQLKSGKEMEVKSSYYNNTLLVEGFADTNPHSIKLYAVNRSEISSAPIEVSVTPLENPIWNTFRSLEAIPAFGGIRITAENETEKNLTVMVMVDSLGEWVPSVDNIYTSAKQISRTIRGFAPNPKQFAITVRDKYMNFTDTLVTTLTPLFEQALPKSRYTAVTLPTDAKQQYTSTGLSKMWDGDNWNWPNISLTDVTVNGPQWVTFDTGKLAKMSRIVIWDYPEYTNSGRMYYYGGNVRFFEIWGSDNPPSDGSWNNWTRLGTFESKKPSGLPMGQQTDEDYQLANSGLSFDFDISAPKVRYLRIKTIKNWQGSSFMSIAELQVYGDPR from the coding sequence ATGAACATAAACAGAAAATTGATACAGACCATATTTTTGTTCTGCATCTTATTCCAAAACTGCAAAGAAGAAATTCAAGTCGCTCCTGTTGTCAACAGTACTGCACCGGGGCAAGTCAGTAATGTGAAGGTAGAAAACCTGGCCGGGGCCGCACGTATTACCTATACCTTACCAAAAGATCAGGATCTATTGTATGTCAAAGCCGTCTATCAATTAAAATCAGGTAAAGAAATGGAGGTGAAATCCTCCTACTATAACAACACACTTCTCGTGGAAGGTTTTGCAGATACAAATCCGCATTCGATCAAGCTCTATGCCGTAAATAGAAGTGAAATCAGTTCGGCGCCTATCGAAGTCTCCGTAACGCCTTTAGAAAATCCCATCTGGAATACCTTTCGGAGTCTGGAGGCCATTCCAGCTTTTGGTGGCATTCGGATCACTGCCGAAAACGAGACTGAGAAAAATCTCACCGTGATGGTGATGGTCGATTCGTTGGGTGAATGGGTACCTTCTGTAGACAACATCTATACTTCCGCTAAACAGATTTCACGTACCATCCGTGGGTTTGCACCAAATCCCAAACAGTTTGCGATTACCGTGAGAGACAAATACATGAATTTTACCGATACGCTTGTGACGACTTTGACCCCGCTGTTTGAACAGGCACTTCCCAAATCACGGTATACTGCGGTTACATTACCCACCGACGCCAAACAGCAATATACTTCCACCGGACTATCCAAGATGTGGGACGGAGACAATTGGAACTGGCCCAATATATCTTTGACTGACGTCACTGTCAATGGCCCACAATGGGTCACATTTGATACCGGTAAGTTGGCCAAAATGAGCCGCATTGTGATCTGGGACTATCCAGAATACACCAACAGTGGCCGTATGTATTATTATGGTGGGAACGTGCGATTTTTTGAAATATGGGGTTCGGACAACCCGCCTTCAGACGGAAGCTGGAACAACTGGACGCGCTTAGGTACCTTCGAAAGCAAAAAGCCTTCTGGACTACCCATGGGGCAACAAACAGATGAGGACTATCAACTTGCCAATTCGGGTTTAAGCTTTGACTTTGATATCAGTGCACCGAAGGTCCGCTATCTACGCATCAAAACCATTAAAAATTGGCAGGGATCGTCCTTTATGTCCATCGCCGAATTACAGGTTTATGGCGATCCACGTTAA